One genomic window of Sphingobacterium oryzagri includes the following:
- the tgt gene encoding tRNA guanosine(34) transglycosylase Tgt has product MKFTLQAEDKGSKARAGVLETAHGNIQTPIFMPVGTAGTVKAVHQHELVQDIQAQIILGNTYHLYLRPGLDVLHKAGGLHKFNNWSGPILTDSGGYQVYSLTEVRKIREEGVTFRSHIDGSKHLFTPENVMDTQRIIGADIIMAFDECTPYPCEYSYARKSLDMTHRWLKRCVDQFDSTAPLYGYEQTLFPIVQGSVYKDLREKSAEVIASFNRDGNAIGGLSVGEPAEEMYAMTEVVTNILPHDKPRYLMGVGTPINILENIALGIDMFDCVMPTRNARNGMLFTQNGIINIKNEKWKDDFSPIEAESDLLVDQIHTKAYLRHLIRSQEILGAQIASLHNLHFYLWLVKQAREKIIDGSFYDWKEKMVKVLGQRL; this is encoded by the coding sequence ATGAAATTCACGCTTCAGGCAGAGGATAAGGGATCAAAGGCGCGAGCCGGCGTTCTGGAGACAGCTCACGGAAATATTCAAACACCAATTTTTATGCCTGTCGGTACGGCGGGAACAGTGAAAGCGGTTCATCAGCATGAGTTGGTGCAAGATATTCAAGCGCAAATAATTTTGGGCAACACCTATCACTTGTATTTACGCCCGGGACTGGACGTCTTGCACAAAGCAGGCGGTTTGCACAAATTTAACAATTGGAGCGGTCCCATCTTGACGGATTCTGGCGGTTATCAGGTGTATTCGCTCACCGAAGTGCGTAAAATTCGCGAAGAGGGCGTTACCTTTCGCTCGCATATCGATGGCTCAAAGCATTTGTTTACACCGGAAAATGTAATGGATACCCAACGTATAATTGGGGCTGATATCATTATGGCGTTTGATGAGTGTACACCTTACCCTTGTGAATATAGCTATGCGCGCAAGTCGCTGGATATGACACATCGTTGGTTAAAACGCTGTGTGGATCAGTTTGACAGCACCGCGCCGTTATACGGCTACGAACAAACATTGTTTCCGATTGTGCAGGGATCGGTATATAAAGATTTGCGTGAGAAGTCTGCAGAAGTCATTGCTTCTTTCAATCGTGACGGCAATGCCATCGGCGGTTTGTCGGTCGGCGAACCTGCGGAAGAGATGTACGCGATGACGGAGGTGGTGACGAATATTTTGCCGCACGATAAACCGCGTTATTTGATGGGCGTGGGTACGCCGATCAATATCCTGGAAAATATTGCGCTCGGTATTGATATGTTTGATTGTGTGATGCCAACGCGTAATGCACGAAATGGCATGCTGTTTACACAGAATGGTATTATCAATATCAAGAACGAAAAATGGAAGGATGATTTTTCGCCGATTGAAGCGGAAAGTGACTTACTGGTAGATCAGATTCACACGAAGGCTTACCTTCGCCATTTAATCCGTTCGCAAGAGATTCTGGGCGCGCAGATTGCATCGCTGCACAACCTGCATTTCTACTTGTGGCTGGTAAAACAAGCGCGTGAAAAAATTATCGACGGCTCGTTTTACGATTGGAAAGAAAAGATGGTCAAGGTATTGGGGCAAAGGCTTTAG
- a CDS encoding glycosyltransferase, which translates to MAQLEQFIPILYYVPLGILSLLLIIQLYYILAVYGKLAAYRVESFQDMTEKPAVSIIICAHNEQENLQAFLPQILEQDYPDFEIVIVDDCSDDETPWLLKEFSARYPGKIKIVEIKDHIRLKNTKKFAVTMGIKAAKHEHLVFTDADCDPASKHWLAEIACAFTPGKEIILGYSPYFKTTGFLNKVIRFETAHTAMSYLAYALRGNAYMGVGRNLAYTRSLFFKGKGFNKHMHIKSGDDDLFVNHNATATNVQIVIHPDAHVGSVPKTTWKSYYKQKGRHAGASVLYKTRHKRMLATQLLSALLFYVALFVCAAIYPQLWFIPLSIYILRLISQLVIFGNIYKKLGVGGLLWWLPFLDLFYYFYICINGIFNRNKKQTSWK; encoded by the coding sequence ATGGCACAACTCGAACAATTTATACCGATACTTTACTACGTTCCGTTAGGAATCCTGTCCTTGTTGTTAATTATACAGCTCTATTACATCCTCGCTGTATACGGCAAACTTGCAGCCTATCGTGTCGAATCTTTTCAGGATATGACGGAAAAGCCTGCTGTAAGCATTATCATTTGTGCGCACAACGAGCAGGAAAACCTCCAGGCATTTCTTCCGCAAATATTGGAACAAGACTACCCTGATTTTGAAATCGTTATTGTTGACGACTGCTCAGACGACGAGACGCCTTGGTTGCTTAAAGAATTTTCAGCACGCTATCCCGGAAAAATAAAGATTGTAGAGATCAAAGATCACATTCGATTAAAAAACACAAAAAAATTTGCCGTTACCATGGGTATCAAAGCGGCAAAACACGAGCATCTGGTCTTCACCGATGCCGACTGTGATCCGGCCAGCAAGCATTGGCTTGCCGAAATTGCCTGTGCATTTACCCCGGGTAAAGAAATTATTTTGGGTTATTCACCTTACTTTAAAACGACCGGCTTTTTAAATAAGGTAATCCGCTTTGAAACGGCTCATACGGCCATGAGCTACTTGGCTTATGCACTTCGTGGCAATGCCTATATGGGCGTCGGAAGAAACTTGGCTTACACGCGATCTCTGTTTTTTAAAGGAAAAGGCTTTAATAAACATATGCACATCAAATCAGGTGATGATGATCTTTTTGTCAACCACAACGCTACTGCTACAAATGTGCAAATCGTTATCCATCCGGATGCGCATGTCGGCTCCGTTCCGAAAACAACCTGGAAAAGCTATTACAAGCAAAAGGGTCGTCATGCCGGCGCATCGGTTTTGTACAAAACGCGACACAAACGCATGTTGGCCACGCAGCTATTATCGGCTTTGCTTTTTTACGTGGCGCTCTTCGTCTGTGCCGCGATCTATCCCCAACTTTGGTTTATACCACTAAGCATATACATCCTGCGCCTAATCAGTCAGCTGGTAATTTTTGGAAACATCTATAAGAAACTAGGTGTCGGTGGCTTGCTCTGGTGGTTACCCTTCCTCGACCTTTTTTACTATTTTTATATTTGCATTAACGGCATATTCAATCGCAATAAAAAACAAACTTCTTGGAAATAA
- the rsmG gene encoding 16S rRNA (guanine(527)-N(7))-methyltransferase RsmG, which yields MNPTVDIIFKYFPNLSEKQREQFTQLADVYPFWNNQINVVSRKDIESLYLHHVLHSLGIAKFVTEFTAGTRILDVGTGGGFPGIPLAILFPTVQFHLVDSIGKKIKVVREVAAAIGLENVEADHIRAEELDYKYDFVVSRAVTRLGDFTPWIRNKFEKKDKNGIPNGILYLKGGDLKEEIKESRLKAELHPLSSYFTEDFFETKYVVYIPM from the coding sequence ATGAACCCAACTGTCGACATCATATTTAAGTACTTCCCCAATCTTTCTGAAAAACAGCGCGAGCAGTTTACACAATTGGCGGACGTTTATCCGTTTTGGAACAATCAAATCAATGTCGTATCCAGGAAAGATATCGAAAGCCTCTACCTGCACCACGTCTTGCATTCACTTGGTATCGCGAAGTTCGTGACCGAATTTACAGCAGGAACGCGTATTCTGGATGTAGGAACCGGCGGTGGTTTTCCAGGCATTCCCCTGGCCATTCTCTTTCCAACGGTTCAATTTCATTTGGTAGACTCTATCGGCAAGAAAATAAAAGTTGTGCGTGAAGTGGCAGCAGCTATCGGACTTGAAAACGTCGAGGCTGATCACATTCGTGCTGAAGAACTGGATTACAAATATGATTTCGTAGTGTCCAGAGCGGTAACCCGCTTAGGCGACTTTACGCCTTGGATAAGAAACAAGTTTGAGAAAAAAGACAAAAATGGCATTCCCAATGGTATCCTATACCTGAAAGGAGGCGATCTAAAGGAAGAAATAAAAGAATCTCGGTTAAAAGCAGAATTGCATCCGCTGTCTTCCTATTTCACAGAAGATTTCTTCGAAACGAAATATGTGGTTTACATACCCATGTAA
- the dprA gene encoding DNA-processing protein DprA produces the protein MNRLYQIALTKIKGIGPRTARNLLNACGSAENIFRASKKELLQIPTIGKVTLDAIHAAQPMEEAARELDFVEKHRIELLSINDAAYPKRLLHCEDAPILLYYKGQANLNPTKCISIVGTRNATPYGKQLCDELIADLKEEQMDVQVVSGLAYGIDVQAHRQALHLHLPTIGVLGHGLDTIYPAAHREVAAQMLAEGGLLTEFPSGTIPDRKNFPARNRIIAGMADVTIVVEAARKGGALITAEMANGYHRDVCAFPGRIDQVYSEGCNYLIKTNRAHLIRHAQDLLYLMGWESEKKTGQTRQLELIPPTLTKDQQRVYDYMLGKEQAAIDDIMLHLEWPSSKLAMVLLELEMNNVLLALPGKCYKLI, from the coding sequence ATGAACAGACTGTATCAAATAGCGCTCACCAAGATCAAAGGCATCGGCCCACGCACAGCCCGTAACTTACTGAATGCCTGCGGTTCTGCCGAAAACATTTTCCGTGCGAGCAAAAAAGAACTATTGCAAATTCCCACTATTGGAAAAGTAACGTTAGACGCCATCCACGCTGCGCAACCGATGGAGGAAGCTGCGCGAGAATTGGATTTTGTAGAAAAACACCGTATCGAACTTCTAAGTATCAACGATGCGGCCTATCCAAAACGCTTATTACACTGTGAAGATGCACCTATTTTATTGTATTATAAAGGGCAGGCAAATCTTAATCCTACGAAATGCATCAGCATCGTGGGCACAAGAAACGCCACACCTTATGGCAAACAACTTTGTGATGAACTCATTGCCGATCTAAAAGAAGAGCAAATGGATGTGCAGGTGGTTAGCGGATTAGCTTACGGTATTGATGTGCAAGCGCATCGGCAGGCGCTTCACCTCCACCTACCAACGATCGGCGTGCTGGGTCACGGACTAGACACCATTTATCCTGCCGCTCATCGAGAGGTGGCTGCACAGATGCTTGCCGAAGGTGGATTGTTAACAGAATTTCCATCAGGAACGATTCCAGACCGTAAAAATTTTCCGGCACGTAATCGAATTATCGCTGGCATGGCCGATGTAACTATTGTAGTCGAAGCGGCGCGCAAAGGCGGTGCTTTAATTACGGCGGAAATGGCTAATGGCTATCATCGTGATGTGTGTGCTTTTCCCGGCCGCATAGACCAAGTATATTCCGAAGGATGTAATTACTTGATTAAAACAAATCGAGCTCACCTGATCCGTCATGCGCAAGATTTACTGTATCTTATGGGCTGGGAATCAGAAAAAAAAACCGGACAAACGAGACAACTGGAACTCATACCGCCCACGCTAACCAAAGATCAACAGCGCGTATACGATTATATGCTAGGGAAGGAACAGGCTGCCATAGATGATATTATGCTTCATCTGGAATGGCCATCCAGCAAGCTGGCCATGGTGCTATTGGAGTTAGAGATGAACAATGTTTTACTTGCTTTACCCGGAAAATGCTATAAATTAATTTAA
- the accD gene encoding acetyl-CoA carboxylase, carboxyltransferase subunit beta, with protein MSWFKRNKAGISTATENKKEAPDGMWNKCPNCKKPLLNSEQIENKYVCQYCDYHIRIGSAAYFSILFDDNNFTELFENLTSGDPLQFSDTKPYPVRLADSQAKTGLKDAIRCGHGKMEGKDVVIACMDFNFIGGSMGSVVGEKIARSIDYCLENKIPFMLISKSGGARMMEAAFSLMQMAKTSAKLALLAKAHIPYVCLLTDPTTGGVTASYAMLGDINIAEPGALIGFAGPRVIKETIKKDLPKGFQTSEFVLEHGFLDFIVDRRNLKAKVSAYLRLMYA; from the coding sequence ATGAGTTGGTTTAAAAGAAACAAAGCAGGTATCAGTACTGCAACCGAAAATAAAAAGGAAGCTCCTGATGGCATGTGGAACAAATGTCCGAACTGTAAGAAGCCGTTGTTAAACAGCGAGCAGATCGAAAACAAATATGTTTGTCAGTATTGTGATTACCATATTCGCATCGGCTCGGCAGCGTATTTTTCCATCCTTTTTGATGACAACAACTTCACCGAACTTTTTGAAAACCTCACTTCTGGAGATCCTTTACAGTTCTCTGATACCAAACCTTACCCAGTTCGTTTAGCAGATAGCCAGGCCAAAACAGGCTTAAAGGATGCTATTCGTTGTGGACATGGAAAAATGGAGGGTAAAGATGTCGTTATCGCCTGTATGGATTTCAACTTTATTGGCGGTTCCATGGGTTCTGTGGTCGGCGAAAAAATTGCCCGTTCTATTGATTACTGCCTGGAAAATAAAATTCCATTTATGTTGATCTCCAAATCGGGTGGTGCACGCATGATGGAGGCCGCATTTTCATTGATGCAGATGGCAAAAACTTCCGCTAAGTTAGCTCTTCTTGCCAAAGCCCACATCCCTTACGTATGTTTATTGACCGATCCGACTACAGGTGGTGTTACCGCATCGTACGCCATGTTGGGCGATATTAATATTGCTGAGCCAGGTGCATTGATCGGTTTTGCCGGACCACGTGTGATCAAAGAGACCATTAAAAAAGATTTACCTAAAGGATTTCAGACCTCCGAATTTGTTTTAGAGCATGGCTTCCTCGACTTTATCGTAGATCGTAGAAATCTAAAAGCAAAAGTATCTGCCTACCTGCGTTTAATGTATGCATAA
- a CDS encoding MerR family transcriptional regulator: MPYKEREINKLYYTMGEVTAMFGVNASQIRFYEREFDILQPKKNKKGNRLFTQEDISNLKIIFNLVKDKGYTLQGARDFLRSNKNEVKENQRVVDSLERLKKFLLEVRDSL; encoded by the coding sequence ATGCCTTACAAAGAACGCGAGATAAACAAGTTATATTACACGATGGGTGAAGTAACGGCCATGTTTGGGGTAAATGCCTCTCAAATACGCTTTTACGAGCGCGAATTTGACATTTTGCAGCCCAAGAAAAATAAGAAAGGCAATCGCCTATTCACGCAGGAAGATATTTCGAACTTGAAGATTATCTTTAATCTTGTCAAAGACAAAGGATATACCTTGCAAGGCGCACGCGATTTTTTACGTTCCAACAAAAACGAAGTTAAAGAAAACCAACGCGTGGTTGACTCTCTGGAGCGACTGAAAAAATTCTTGCTGGAAGTTCGCGATAGCTTGTAA
- a CDS encoding metallophosphoesterase family protein, whose amino-acid sequence MKKIGLLSDTHGYLDDAVFKHFDACDEVWHAGDFGSIAIVDTLAAFKPFKGVWGNIDDKDIRLACPEHQRFLCESVDVWMTHIGGYPGRYAPQVKTEMAVNPPKLFISGHSHILKVQFDPKLNLLHLNPGAAGKQGWHKVRTLMRFQIQDDRIENLEVIELGNR is encoded by the coding sequence ATGAAGAAAATAGGATTGCTGTCTGATACGCACGGCTATTTGGATGATGCGGTTTTTAAACATTTTGATGCGTGCGACGAAGTATGGCATGCCGGAGATTTTGGGTCGATCGCAATTGTGGATACCCTTGCCGCTTTCAAGCCTTTCAAAGGTGTGTGGGGCAACATTGATGATAAGGATATTCGATTAGCCTGTCCCGAGCATCAACGTTTTTTGTGCGAGAGCGTCGACGTTTGGATGACGCATATTGGCGGTTATCCTGGGCGATATGCTCCGCAGGTTAAAACGGAGATGGCGGTCAATCCTCCAAAGCTATTTATCAGCGGGCACTCGCATATCCTGAAAGTACAGTTTGATCCTAAGCTAAACCTCTTGCACTTAAATCCTGGTGCTGCTGGAAAACAAGGCTGGCATAAGGTACGCACATTGATGCGCTTTCAGATACAAGATGACCGGATTGAAAATTTGGAAGTTATTGAGTTGGGAAATCGGTAG
- a CDS encoding tRNA1(Val) (adenine(37)-N6)-methyltransferase, producing the protein MGAIFRFKQFAVDQGNCAMKINTDGVLLGAFAQQQAAVRILDIGTGTGVIALMLAQSHPQAMVDAVEIDPEAADQAAENFRQAPFADRLRLFAGSFVAMQPGSSYDLIVSNPPFYTNSLHNPDQRKKLAKHTDHLFFESLIDFVDMHLAASGRFLCIVPTALADELLLDFLPVRQLYVQQELAISSFPGGSPIRKLLSIGRESVQTEHAALAIYEQKGVYTAAYKALLSPYFLAF; encoded by the coding sequence ATGGGCGCTATTTTTCGATTCAAACAGTTTGCAGTAGATCAAGGTAATTGTGCGATGAAGATTAATACCGATGGTGTTTTGTTGGGCGCATTTGCCCAGCAGCAAGCGGCCGTTCGTATTTTAGATATCGGAACCGGTACAGGCGTCATTGCGTTAATGCTGGCACAAAGTCATCCGCAAGCGATGGTTGACGCCGTCGAGATTGATCCGGAAGCGGCAGACCAGGCGGCAGAAAATTTTCGTCAGGCACCTTTTGCTGATCGGCTTCGCCTCTTTGCAGGTTCGTTTGTAGCTATGCAACCCGGCAGTTCTTACGATCTGATTGTTTCCAATCCACCGTTCTACACCAACTCGCTCCATAATCCTGATCAGCGTAAAAAGTTAGCGAAGCATACCGATCATCTATTTTTTGAAAGTTTAATAGATTTTGTGGACATGCACCTTGCTGCTTCCGGACGCTTTTTGTGCATCGTTCCGACGGCGCTGGCAGACGAGCTGTTGTTGGATTTTCTTCCTGTTCGCCAACTTTATGTGCAGCAGGAACTGGCGATTAGCTCCTTTCCGGGCGGATCGCCGATTCGCAAATTATTGTCCATCGGACGGGAGTCTGTGCAGACGGAACACGCTGCGCTCGCTATTTATGAACAGAAGGGTGTGTATACAGCGGCTTATAAAGCTCTTTTAAGCCCTTACTTTTTAGCTTTTTAA
- the mutS gene encoding DNA mismatch repair protein MutS codes for MQQYNTIKVKYPGALLLFRVGDFYETFGEDAIKAAGILGIVLTKRGNGSESETALAGFPHHSLETYLPKLVRAGQRVAICDQLEDPKQTKTIVKRGVTELVTPGVSYSDNIVQQKSNNYLASIFSEKGQYGISFLDISTGEFLVAQGAASYIDKLLQGFKPTEIILAKKQYKDFVEEFGSHYYTYTLEEWPYTGDYATETLLKHFEVKSMKGFGIERMPLGIVSAGVALHYLNETEHRQLQHISQVSRIEEDRFMWLDRFTIRNLELIGSANENAITLADVLDQTASPMGARLLKRWMIMPLKDLKSIHERLNVVEYFLADKPLRDELIKEIKQVGDLERLISKIGLQKANPREVTQLKRALYSVEKLKALTDIPDSESLRVISEQLHICQIIRDKMEQTLQAEPPVALNKGNVIADGVDADLDKLRKVAFGGKDYLLEIQRREAEATGIPSLKIAFNNVFGYYLEVTNTHKDKVPESWIRKQTLVNAERYITEELKEYEEQILGAEEKIQAIENRIYAELLVDIANYIKPIQLNAQLIAKLDVLLNFAWIAEKNFYIKPVVTEDRVLDIKGGRHPVIEKNLPIGEDYITNDTYLDPENQQIIIITGPNMAGKSALLRQTGLIVLMAQIGCFVPAKEASIGLVDKIFTRVGASDNLSSGESTFMVEMNETASIMNNLSDRSLILLDEIGRGTSTYDGISIAWAIAEFLHNHPSARAKTLFATHYHELNELTTSMPRIKNFNVTVKELNNKVIFLRKLVPGGSEHSFGIHVAKLAGMPTKLIGRAGEILKRLEQERTGGEQIKDSMRKIQKQAYQLQMFAIDDPVLEKIRDMLNNLDVNTLTPVEALMKLDEIQRLLKN; via the coding sequence ATGCAGCAGTATAATACCATTAAGGTTAAGTATCCGGGTGCATTACTCTTATTTCGTGTAGGGGATTTTTACGAGACATTTGGAGAAGATGCTATCAAGGCGGCCGGTATATTGGGCATCGTTTTGACCAAAAGGGGCAATGGCTCCGAGTCAGAGACGGCGTTGGCTGGTTTTCCTCACCACTCGCTCGAAACGTATTTGCCAAAGCTCGTGCGTGCAGGCCAGCGTGTTGCGATATGCGATCAGCTGGAAGATCCAAAGCAAACGAAAACCATCGTAAAGCGTGGTGTTACCGAGCTGGTTACACCGGGTGTGTCGTATAGTGATAACATTGTTCAGCAGAAATCCAATAATTATCTAGCCTCCATTTTTAGTGAAAAAGGCCAATATGGTATTTCCTTTTTAGATATTTCTACCGGTGAGTTTTTGGTTGCACAGGGCGCAGCAAGCTATATCGATAAATTGTTGCAAGGCTTTAAGCCTACCGAAATTATCCTGGCGAAAAAGCAGTATAAAGATTTTGTAGAGGAATTTGGTAGCCACTATTATACGTACACGTTAGAAGAATGGCCGTATACGGGCGATTATGCTACGGAGACTTTATTGAAACATTTCGAGGTCAAATCTATGAAAGGTTTTGGTATCGAGCGGATGCCGCTAGGCATTGTATCTGCTGGTGTTGCACTCCATTATTTAAATGAAACGGAACATCGTCAACTGCAGCATATTTCGCAGGTTTCCCGCATTGAAGAAGATCGTTTTATGTGGCTGGATCGGTTTACAATCCGTAACTTGGAACTCATAGGCTCGGCCAATGAAAATGCGATCACCCTAGCTGATGTGTTGGATCAAACGGCTTCGCCAATGGGCGCTCGTTTGCTCAAGCGCTGGATGATTATGCCATTGAAAGATTTGAAATCCATACACGAGCGCCTGAACGTGGTGGAATACTTTCTGGCAGACAAACCCTTGCGCGATGAGTTGATTAAAGAAATCAAGCAGGTGGGTGATCTTGAACGCCTGATCTCTAAAATAGGTTTGCAGAAAGCCAATCCGCGGGAGGTAACACAATTAAAACGGGCCTTGTATTCGGTAGAAAAGCTGAAAGCGCTTACCGATATCCCTGATTCGGAGAGCTTACGCGTAATTTCTGAGCAGCTGCATATTTGCCAGATCATTCGGGATAAGATGGAGCAAACTTTGCAAGCCGAACCGCCAGTGGCGCTCAACAAGGGCAATGTCATTGCGGATGGTGTAGATGCTGACTTGGATAAATTGCGGAAAGTAGCTTTTGGCGGTAAAGATTATCTGTTAGAGATACAACGTCGTGAAGCCGAGGCAACGGGTATTCCTTCGTTAAAGATCGCTTTCAATAATGTATTTGGCTATTACCTCGAAGTAACCAATACGCATAAAGATAAGGTGCCGGAATCCTGGATTCGCAAGCAAACGTTAGTCAATGCCGAGCGCTATATTACTGAAGAGTTGAAAGAATACGAAGAGCAGATCCTAGGCGCGGAAGAAAAAATTCAGGCGATCGAGAATCGTATTTATGCAGAATTATTAGTAGATATTGCCAATTACATCAAGCCGATACAGCTTAACGCACAGCTTATTGCGAAGTTGGATGTTTTGCTCAATTTTGCCTGGATTGCCGAGAAGAATTTTTACATCAAGCCTGTTGTTACCGAGGATAGGGTGCTTGATATCAAAGGAGGACGCCATCCGGTGATCGAGAAAAACTTGCCGATAGGTGAAGATTATATTACCAACGATACCTATCTCGATCCGGAAAATCAACAAATTATTATTATTACAGGTCCCAATATGGCCGGTAAATCGGCTTTGCTGCGACAAACGGGTTTGATCGTGCTGATGGCACAAATAGGCTGTTTCGTGCCGGCCAAAGAAGCGTCCATTGGCTTGGTTGATAAGATTTTTACACGTGTTGGCGCGTCTGATAATCTTTCGTCTGGCGAGTCTACGTTTATGGTGGAGATGAATGAGACAGCGAGTATCATGAATAATCTCTCGGATCGGTCGTTGATCTTGCTCGATGAGATTGGTCGCGGTACGAGCACGTATGATGGTATCTCCATTGCCTGGGCTATTGCGGAGTTTTTGCATAACCACCCTTCAGCTCGGGCGAAAACGTTGTTTGCTACGCATTACCACGAGCTCAATGAGCTGACTACGTCGATGCCGCGCATTAAAAACTTTAATGTGACGGTGAAAGAGCTCAATAATAAAGTGATCTTCTTACGTAAATTGGTGCCTGGAGGCTCGGAACATAGCTTTGGTATTCATGTGGCTAAACTGGCGGGCATGCCGACCAAGCTAATTGGGCGTGCGGGCGAGATCTTGAAACGACTGGAGCAAGAGCGCACTGGCGGCGAACAGATTAAAGACAGTATGCGCAAGATACAAAAGCAGGCTTATCAGCTACAGATGTTTGCTATTGATGATCCGGTGTTGGAAAAAATCCGCGATATGCTCAATAATCTGGATGTTAATACCCTCACACCAGTCGAAGCTTTAATGAAACTTGATGAAATACAGCGCTTGTTGAAAAATTAG
- the mtgA gene encoding monofunctional biosynthetic peptidoglycan transglycosylase, giving the protein MAIKRSTTKRKNTKKQTTKLSWKQKIGIWAARIVILFFGFSIFWVLLLTVMNPPVTYLQLQRAFERKTAGKEWKIEKKWLDYDVMSDNLKRAAIAGEDAHFLTHNGFDTQAIKQAFEKNQAGKKLRGGSTISQQVAKNVFLWPERSWLRKGLETYFTVLIEIFWSKKRIMEVYLNVIEMGQGVYGAEAAAQYYYHKSAKSLTKKEAALIIAILPSPQKWDARRPSAYVNRRANSIVRYMNYYSIPK; this is encoded by the coding sequence ATGGCTATCAAACGCTCAACAACAAAAAGAAAGAATACCAAAAAGCAAACAACTAAACTCTCCTGGAAGCAGAAAATAGGCATTTGGGCTGCACGTATCGTGATTTTATTTTTTGGGTTTAGCATCTTTTGGGTGTTGTTGCTCACCGTGATGAACCCGCCCGTGACCTATTTACAACTGCAACGCGCCTTTGAGCGCAAGACTGCCGGAAAAGAATGGAAAATAGAAAAAAAATGGCTCGACTACGATGTTATGTCGGATAACCTCAAGCGGGCGGCCATTGCGGGCGAAGATGCGCATTTTCTAACCCATAATGGTTTTGACACGCAAGCCATCAAACAAGCTTTTGAAAAAAACCAAGCCGGAAAAAAACTGCGGGGCGGCAGCACAATCAGCCAGCAGGTGGCCAAAAATGTTTTTCTCTGGCCGGAACGTTCCTGGCTGCGCAAAGGTCTGGAAACCTACTTTACCGTCTTGATTGAGATTTTTTGGAGCAAAAAGCGCATCATGGAAGTATACCTTAACGTGATCGAGATGGGACAAGGTGTATACGGAGCCGAAGCCGCGGCACAATACTATTACCATAAATCAGCCAAAAGCCTGACAAAGAAAGAAGCGGCACTGATTATCGCCATCTTGCCAAGTCCGCAGAAATGGGATGCACGACGACCATCGGCCTATGTCAACCGGCGTGCAAATAGCATTGTACGGTATATGAACTACTACAGTATACCGAAATAA